In Synchiropus splendidus isolate RoL2022-P1 chromosome 11, RoL_Sspl_1.0, whole genome shotgun sequence, the DNA window AGACCTTGGTCATGAAGAGCATGCATTTCCTGTGTCTAACGTTGGGCTTCTGTAAGACTTGTCTTAAGAGGTGGAAGCTATGGCAGCTAATGTGCTGAGTGAGGCCCCAGGACCCGTGAAAACATCAGGATGAACTCACcgatgggcaacaacaagacatCTTTCCCCAGAGCCCCACACGGTTAAATGGCGGAGACACTGCCGGGCCTACACCACGCTCTCTCGGTTGGCAGACACCAGTACGGCTCGACGACAGATGGGGCACGTGGAGTTCTCAGACAGCCAGCGATCGATGCAGTGCACGTGGTACTCATGCGAGCAGGGCAGCTTCCGTAACTTGTTCCCCTCCGCATACTCGGTGATGCACACGCTGCACGTCTTCATGGCGTCGCTCTCACCAAAATTGCGCATGGTGAGGTTATCGATCTGCTCCTTCGTCAGACCCTGAGGCTggtcatcatcgtcgtcgttgAGCAGGAAGAAGTGGGCAAGGCGGAGGAAGGGCAGCGAGCTGGGCTCCTCAAGATTGATGGGGGGTCTGGGCCGGGGTCTGAAACCTATGGAGGGTGGAGCTGTGGCCAGAGTCTCATCTACATCAGCATCGAGTGTCCTGGCCCGGACCCCGGCAGCAGCTGCGGCggccgcggcggcggcagctGCGACCGCAGCGGTGGCGGCAGCGGGCGGCTCctccacatcagcagcagctgcgtTTGCTGCGGCAGATGTCGCATCTGGATTATTGAGGGCCTCGGCCAAATCGGCCGCCGTGGTTGCGCCACGGTTTGAATCGGTTGAATCAGAGTCCGAATCCATGAGGTAGCCAAGTTCACCGAAACCAGTCATGATCTGCCGAATCATGGACTGCAGCGCCATGGAGGTGGCCTCTCCTAAACCTGCGTCGGAGATCCTGCGGATGGGAATGCGGATGGTGCTGACATAGGTCCTGACACCAGCGCGCTCCGAGCGAGAGAAAGTCCTGCGGAAGCCGCCACGCTCGCTTTCATAGAGAAAGGTGTTGTTGGAGTTCTGAGAGCGTGAGCGGGTCCGGCTGGCGATGCTGTCCCGTTGCCGATACTCGCCTGGGCGCACGCGGCGTACCTGAAGATCGAGCATGATTGTTGGGGGCCTGCGCCCAGCTGCACCTCCCTCCCCTTCCGCACCCGGAGCATCTCCTTCCTGAGACACAAGATTCTGGGCATCAGAGGCAGGTTCTGCGCCTGCCCCAGGCAGCGGTGGGTCACTTTCAACAGTGCTTTGCCTAGAAACGACGTGCTGTCGAGTCCGTGAGCTGCCCTCCACCTGAGGCACAGGAGAAGGACTGCTCTCCAAGCTGGGGGAAGGAGAGCTCTGAATGAAGCTTGGAACACGCAGCTCCTGCAGTGGATCTCGTGTAAGCGGGGAGCGACTGCGTGCCGTGCGAGCCCGGGTTTGGCGCACCTCAGGACTTCGGCTTCGGGCTCTCCTTTGCCCTCTCCGTGGAGGGGATGGCGTTGGCTGCACAGGAATGAGTGTTGGAGGACTGGGAGGCTCCTCTTCAATCTCTTGTGAAACAACCTCCTCTATCTCTGGCTCAGGCTCCACGATGACGGCCACCTCTTCCACGACAGGTTCCTCCAAAACCTCAGCCTCCATTGGGACAGCCGGTTCAGCGTTTGCCGGGTCTGTGGCTCCTCCCTCTTGCGACGCCTGTTCCCGCTCCGCAGCCGCCTGCTGTTCAGCCAAGTTTCGGTTAACACTGATTTCTAAGCTGAAGCGGAAATCTCCACTGTTGGGGTTTGTCTGACTCACTGCACGCCAGGACTGATTGCCACGATGGCCAGTCCGGGTTGTGTTCCCAGTGCGTCTAACAGTGTTTAACCAGTCCAACAGGCTGTCTCCATTAGCAGGCTCCTCAGAACCTTCAGGTGGTTCTAAAAAAAGAAAGGCATAGAATTACATTGGCACAATTATATAGACTTCTAGTTGAAAAATGtttgggaaaaacaaaaacaattaccACTAGTCTCTTCTGCACTCTCAGTCCTGGGTGGATTACTCTGCTGCTCTGGTGCATCCTTAATTTGTTGAAGTCGACTTAAGAGCTCATCTTCTGTTACCTCTCCTGCAAGCAAAATGaccacaaaaataataaaaaaaagtggaacGCATTACAATTCATGCTACGGCTCCACCCCAGCACCACATCAAACAATAGGTTCATTCACAACCTATAAGccatttttttatcccgaggACATTCAAGTTTTACAACACTGCAATTGGAAAGTAAAGAGAGATGTAAGGAGCAGATTACAACAGTTCTGTCAAGTAACAGAGGTCAACACATAAATGAGGTtcaatgaaggaaaaacagaaaaacggGGTCGAGACCCCTGAcgctcagcagcagcaaacaTACAGCAGCTATTCTCAGTATCCTCTGTAGCTTTCGTTGTTTATGAAGACAAGTGTCACCAAGCTGAAACAGGACAAGGTGCAAACCACAGCCTTTCCATTCAGAACTAGTTTTGCTGTGCTGTTCAAGTGTTTGTTGAGACCAGATCCACCACCCTTAGGTTTACACATGAAAGAGATCCAGGAATAAACCTGTCACCAGTTAAACGCTTCTCCTTCCTTGATCCACATGATGACCTTCGGTCTTCAGACTAGCAACATCCTACTATTCTGACTTGTGAATGTGGATGCATTATTgacttctttttattattttggattGGAATAATTGAACAAATAGGTTTTGGCGAAtcaaacatgatttttttttatcctataAGGTAGACAGATTTTCAATACCAGATAAGAGAATTGGGAAGCTGATGTATTGGTTGTCTAAAATAGTTAtacgagaaaaaaaatctcgtaAAAAGATACACTTCTTGCAGGTTTGCTTCTTAAAGCAACAGGACAAAAACCTCGGCACTTACCAGGGCATGCCACTGTCCACTCAATGCCCTCTGCTTGCAGGCTGCTCCACTAAAAGACGCTCCAAACATATAATCCCCTTTCCACTGTTCTGGGACAGAAACGGATGGCGTGTCTTCAGTATTGTGAAGGCTGCTGGATATTTTAACACAGTGACTTTATCAGAAACGACTCTTGGTTTCAGCCACAGGACAGTGCTGGAGCAGCTTGTAccacaaatatttaaatagaaCTTGGAGGTCAACGTGTGCTTCACTCAGCAAAACATCACTGCCTAAAAAAATAGCATCTGTTTTAGGTTTGGGCCTCATCACAAAGGGTGCGCTAATGTTAATCCACAACTCAACATCAACCGTTGTGTTTTAACTTTTACACATGACCATGTGGATATTCATCTTTGTACTCAAACCCACACAAACCCGCAAGTCACCAGACTGTGGTGTTTGCTGCTAAAGTTTGATGGAAAAACAGCATCAAATTGCAGATTACAACAAACTAAGAGACATCTTTAGAAGCGATCATCTAATCACCAATTCAAATGTTCAGGCAATGTTCACAAAGTAAAACAGCACCAGCATTACACCTTATCTGAAATGCTCACAACACTGTTTAAAACAGGAACAGTCGTGTGGTTGTCTAATATTTAAATCCAAAAGTGATGCACAGGATCAATTGTGTTGGAGGGAGCTAATAGAAAGTTGTCTGCATCTATATTTTGGGAGCAAACAAAGAGGgatattgatttgttttgtggTAAGCAAAAATTAGAATTGTGTTATTTGACACAGTGTGACAGAAATTGAGTGAAATATATTTCTGTTATGGAAGAAATTGGAGCTTCTTTTCACAAGAAAACTGTGATGACATATGCCATATTAACCTCCTCAGACTGGAGCATTTGTTgggttttgctttttgcaataTAAATTACCCAGAAAGAGTAATAACCATATCTCGTAAGGAAAGTTGTTTAGCAAACAAGAATGTCCTTGTCTGTTAAGAGCCTCACCTGGGGTTCCCAACAGATTATTATCCCTCATGAGACGATAGTCCTCATCGCTGAGATTGTTGACAAACTGGTAGAAGGCTTCCTCTCTGTCCAAGCGGTCCAGTTGCCTCCGGCGTTGAGAGGCGAGCTGgtcgctgctgctctgctctgagcTGTCAGACCCTTCCATTGACCCGGAAGGAAACCACAAGGAAGGGAATGAGTTTACAGACTCCTTAGAGATCAAGgtgctgaaaacacaaacacaaatgatcagaatcagacaAGACAGTAACTAGGTTAGAACAGAATGGTTAATTTGAAGTTCATATGCAGGTAGCACAGAAAATGTGCTTGAGAAGGTCACATTACAACACCTGAGTACTACATAAAATAGTGTTAGTTTTGCTTATGTAACAACTTTGTTTATGGAAGGTTGTCAGGCTCTAAGCAATGTGGACATGGCAAAGCAATTCATACCATCTCTAAATGGTTCGAAACTACTTTTCAGTATTGATTTAGGAAACAAATAAATTTATTTACAAGCACGTCAGATCACCATCTTGTCTTATTGTACTGTAATGCGACACTCAAATGATACCCAgtcaacataaaaacaaaatggcatCATCACATTAGCCAACCATTAGCATTGTTTCCACTCAAAACAGGACACGATGAAATGCTTCTATTCACACCTGCCAGATTGAGATCACAGGAAAATAGCCAGTTTGGTGGTAATGGTGCACACAGAACAGTCTGAAACAAAGTGAGCCAGTGTACGAGAGCAGTTAGCTAGATGCTACGGAGCTAACTAGCCATGTAGCAAACGAGCAGGCTCCCGTAAGCTTGTCGTGTAACAGCTGTGCATGTTTCCTCCGTGTCAATGTTCCCCCCTGGCGTGTCGGACACAGTCGTAGCGTCCGGAATGATGTTGGATGGTGTCGAGTGGTCAAATACGGATTTCTATCGATGACCGAATACATGCAAGCTAACTAAGCGATCGACAAGAGCCAATGACGTTTGCAGTCAGAACCAGAGCAAACAAGATCAAATGAGgttgaacattaaaaacagcCATTTAAGTTATTCACACAAGTCTGATACGTTACCTTTGTCGGGAAAACAGGTGTATCGGCGAGTGTCCCAGTTGTTCTTTAAATAATCTCTGATAAACAGGAGTCCATTTTCTTTCTTGGAGGAATGCTACAAAGATCTTCCGGAAATGACGAGGGACAAGATTCCCCGGACTGTGCCTCGCAGGCAGACACTGGTCACCCACTGCGAGCGCACGTGCGCGTGTGTATCTGTCTGCGAGCGTGTGTATGTGGGCCGGCAGCCTGCAAGACTAAATCCAGGGTAAATATTGCTCACGGTAATGCGAGCGTCATTTCGAGGTGTTTGTTGTGAACACTGGGGCGCTTTCGACCCgactgtaaataataataataataataataaattaattaagAAAATAATAGTTATAATCTGATCATTTATGTATGTTCTGGTAAACTAAACAaggtcatcttttttttttttttcaatcaattgattgaaattaatttaaaacGTTTATATACGTCAATAATAGACACCAACGCTACCACGGGTATCGGACAATAGGCTAAGGTTAGTTTTTCATCACTTATATATAAACGGCGTACAAAGCATACTAAGCCTCCCAGCTTcaacagtgacatctagtggtgaaaaATTGCATGGTCTGTTGCACATCGTTAACGCCTTCCATGAACACCGTTTCTTGTTTTCTATCATCCAACTCAGAGAGCGCTTTTGTCTGATACATGTGGTGCATAACGGGACTGAGGCTCATGacggcctcagacttggataacGCGTTGGTCGTGGGCCAAGAAATGTGCGGATAAAGATGCTGAAAGTATTGTCGTCACAGCAGCTCAGACACAGCTCAGTTGCCAAGGCCAGAGTTGGCACCCGACTccttgcttcttcttctcttttttttgtttaatttgtaTATTAGAAACAGTTGAATGAATCCCACATGGATGGAGGCTGTTCAAATGAGTGGTGTGTTTACATGAGGGGTTGGTGATTGGGGCGAGGAGGCGGCCATCTGGTAGGTGTTTGGTGAACCTCAGATATAAACACATTGTGGCTCGAAAGATCCAATTAAAGTGTGAACCGGTCTCCCACCC includes these proteins:
- the rlim gene encoding E3 ubiquitin-protein ligase RLIM, whose translation is MEGSDSSEQSSSDQLASQRRRQLDRLDREEAFYQFVNNLSDEDYRLMRDNNLLGTPGEVTEDELLSRLQQIKDAPEQQSNPPRTESAEETSEPPEGSEEPANGDSLLDWLNTVRRTGNTTRTGHRGNQSWRAVSQTNPNSGDFRFSLEISVNRNLAEQQAAAEREQASQEGGATDPANAEPAVPMEAEVLEEPVVEEVAVIVEPEPEIEEVVSQEIEEEPPSPPTLIPVQPTPSPPRRGQRRARSRSPEVRQTRARTARSRSPLTRDPLQELRVPSFIQSSPSPSLESSPSPVPQVEGSSRTRQHVVSRQSTVESDPPLPGAGAEPASDAQNLVSQEGDAPGAEGEGGAAGRRPPTIMLDLQVRRVRPGEYRQRDSIASRTRSRSQNSNNTFLYESERGGFRRTFSRSERAGVRTYVSTIRIPIRRISDAGLGEATSMALQSMIRQIMTGFGELGYLMDSDSDSTDSNRGATTAADLAEALNNPDATSAAANAAAADVEEPPAAATAAVAAAAAAAAAAAAGVRARTLDADVDETLATAPPSIGFRPRPRPPINLEEPSSLPFLRLAHFFLLNDDDDDQPQGLTKEQIDNLTMRNFGESDAMKTCSVCITEYAEGNKLRKLPCSHEYHVHCIDRWLSENSTCPICRRAVLVSANRESVV